The following coding sequences are from one Thiohalorhabdus sp. Cl-TMA window:
- the recF gene encoding DNA replication/repair protein RecF (All proteins in this family for which functions are known are DNA-binding proteins that assist the filamentation of RecA onto DNA for the initiation of recombination or recombinational repair.), with protein MRCSGVAVIIERLQIGAFRNISSARLEPEPGLNRLIGVNGAGKTSVLEAIHFLASGRSFRRGSTSSLRANGDGEAVLFARVGDGSGHTLGARLGAEGRELRLNGERASGFAAFAEVLKTIHYTPEGHRLASGGPRERRRFLDWGLFHVEPSYLELARRYHRALQQRNRWLKTGMPAPDPWGEQLASMGEEIQRRREAYAEGLEIRAQDVFTELGGFGELRMRLDKGWPEAATLAEALERDNRREPDTTRVGPHRGDLQLVLDGAPARERASRGQQKVIILALRLAQLVLAKEESGDVPVFLFDDVGSELDPERRRAGMDLLERYGRQVFVTSTEEALCPLPSPELPAATFRVHGGNIERSD; from the coding sequence ATGCGGTGCAGCGGGGTTGCCGTGATTATCGAGCGGCTCCAGATCGGTGCGTTCCGGAATATCTCTTCCGCCCGCCTGGAGCCGGAGCCGGGTCTGAATCGGCTGATCGGCGTCAATGGCGCCGGAAAGACCAGTGTGCTCGAGGCCATCCACTTTCTTGCCTCGGGACGTTCCTTCCGCCGGGGGAGCACCAGCTCCCTGCGGGCAAACGGCGACGGAGAAGCCGTTCTTTTCGCTCGAGTGGGTGACGGTAGCGGGCATACCCTGGGTGCCCGGCTGGGTGCCGAGGGTCGGGAGCTGCGCCTGAATGGGGAGCGCGCTTCTGGATTCGCGGCCTTCGCCGAAGTGCTGAAGACCATCCACTACACCCCGGAGGGTCATCGCCTGGCCTCCGGCGGGCCTCGTGAGCGGCGTCGCTTCCTGGATTGGGGGTTGTTCCACGTGGAACCTTCCTACCTGGAGCTGGCACGCCGCTACCACCGGGCCCTGCAGCAACGGAACCGATGGCTCAAGACCGGCATGCCGGCTCCGGACCCCTGGGGGGAGCAGCTGGCAAGCATGGGAGAGGAGATCCAACGACGGCGAGAGGCCTATGCGGAAGGCCTGGAGATCCGGGCGCAGGACGTCTTCACCGAGCTGGGGGGGTTCGGGGAGCTCCGTATGCGTCTGGACAAGGGCTGGCCGGAGGCGGCAACGCTTGCGGAGGCCTTGGAACGGGATAACCGTCGGGAGCCGGATACGACTCGGGTTGGCCCCCACCGCGGGGACCTGCAGCTCGTCCTCGATGGCGCACCGGCCCGCGAACGGGCTTCGCGTGGCCAGCAAAAGGTGATCATCCTGGCGCTACGCCTCGCCCAGCTCGTCCTGGCGAAGGAGGAGAGCGGCGACGTTCCGGTCTTCCTGTTCGACGATGTGGGCTCGGAGCTTGACCCCGAGCGACGTCGGGCGGGCATGGACCTCCTGGAGCGCTACGGCCGACAGGTATTCGTAACAAGCACGGAGGAGGCATTGTGCCCCCTCCCCTCTCCCGAGCTCCCGGCAGCGACATTCCGGGTTCACGGGGGAAACATCGAGCGGAGCGATTGA
- the gyrB gene encoding DNA topoisomerase (ATP-hydrolyzing) subunit B: MPDTTQAYDSSSIKVLKGLEAVRKRPGMYIGDTDDGTGLHHMVFEVVDNAIDEALAGHCDRITVTIHTDDSVTVSDNGRGVPVDWHREENRPAAEVIMTSLHAGGKFDDNSYKVSGGLHGVGVSVVNALSEWLRLTVRREGQVWHQEYRLGEPATAFEVSGQAEGSGTTIQFRPSPEIFSDTRFHYDVLARRLRELSFLNAGVAIDLRDERSDKEESFAYAGGIRSFVDHLNQHKHPLHPDPVYIQEQSEGIEVELALQWNESYQENVFCYTNNIPQGDGGTHLSGFKAGLTRSLNGYIEAAGLAKKEKVQTSGEDAREGLTAVISVKVPDPKFSSQTKDKLVSSEVKNVVETVLHEALTRHLEENPKEAKAIAGKVVEAARARQAARKARDLTRRKGALETANLPGKLADCQTKDPSESELYLVEGDSAGGSAKQGRDRRFQAILPLRGKILNVEKARFDKILSHQEIGTLITALGTGAGKEDFDPEKLRYNRIIIMTDADVDGAHIRTLLLTFFYRQMYDLVERGHIFIAQPPLYKVTRGKKETYLKDEPSLEEYLFENALEGAQLYPSEAAEAPIEGNRLLDLARRFRDVQRLIERLSRRYDPVLLRALLGHPELGAEVCGDEEHLRAALEPVVDKLTEGGGEDVHARLQTLQNPEQGGYKASIERYEHGSVTRSLIDREFLESPEYGRIREMAQNLEGLLEPPARVRRGEREKEVDSFEHVVDWLLDEGKRGLSVQRYKGLGEMNAEQLWDTTMNPETRRMLQVQIEDAVAADQIFTTLMGDDVEPRRAFLEANALEVENLDV, translated from the coding sequence ATGCCCGACACCACGCAGGCCTACGATTCTTCCAGTATCAAAGTCCTCAAGGGCCTGGAGGCGGTTCGAAAGCGCCCCGGGATGTACATCGGGGATACCGACGACGGCACCGGCCTCCACCACATGGTGTTCGAGGTGGTGGACAACGCCATCGACGAGGCCCTGGCCGGGCACTGCGACCGCATAACGGTTACCATCCATACCGACGACTCCGTCACGGTTTCGGACAACGGACGCGGGGTCCCGGTGGACTGGCACCGGGAGGAGAACCGCCCGGCCGCGGAAGTGATCATGACCAGCCTCCACGCCGGGGGCAAGTTCGACGACAACAGTTATAAGGTGTCCGGCGGCCTGCACGGAGTTGGGGTCTCTGTGGTGAACGCCCTCTCCGAGTGGCTACGGCTGACTGTCCGCCGGGAAGGCCAGGTCTGGCACCAGGAGTACCGCCTGGGCGAGCCTGCGACAGCCTTCGAGGTCAGCGGGCAGGCGGAGGGCTCGGGAACCACGATCCAGTTCCGTCCCAGTCCGGAGATCTTCTCCGATACCCGGTTCCACTATGACGTACTGGCCCGCCGGCTGCGCGAGCTATCCTTCCTGAATGCCGGTGTGGCCATCGATCTCCGGGACGAGCGCAGCGACAAGGAGGAGAGCTTCGCCTACGCCGGCGGCATCCGATCCTTTGTGGATCACCTGAACCAGCACAAGCATCCGCTCCACCCGGATCCGGTGTACATCCAGGAGCAGAGCGAAGGGATAGAGGTGGAGCTGGCCCTGCAGTGGAATGAGTCCTATCAGGAAAACGTCTTCTGTTACACCAACAATATCCCTCAGGGGGATGGCGGCACCCACCTCTCCGGCTTCAAGGCCGGGCTGACCCGCAGCCTCAATGGCTACATCGAGGCCGCGGGCTTGGCGAAAAAAGAGAAGGTGCAGACTTCGGGGGAGGATGCCCGCGAAGGGCTGACCGCGGTGATCTCGGTGAAGGTGCCGGACCCCAAGTTCAGCTCCCAGACCAAGGACAAGCTGGTCTCCTCGGAGGTCAAGAACGTAGTGGAGACCGTCCTCCACGAGGCCTTGACCCGCCACTTGGAGGAGAACCCCAAAGAGGCCAAGGCCATCGCCGGCAAGGTGGTGGAGGCGGCCCGCGCCCGTCAGGCGGCCCGGAAGGCCCGGGACCTGACCCGGCGCAAGGGGGCGTTGGAGACCGCCAACCTACCGGGCAAGCTGGCGGACTGCCAGACCAAGGATCCGTCGGAATCGGAGCTGTACCTGGTGGAGGGCGATTCGGCCGGCGGATCGGCGAAGCAGGGCCGGGACCGCCGCTTTCAGGCCATTCTTCCCCTTCGGGGCAAGATCCTGAATGTGGAAAAGGCCCGCTTCGACAAGATCCTCTCCCACCAGGAGATCGGCACCCTGATCACGGCCCTGGGCACTGGCGCGGGCAAGGAGGATTTCGATCCGGAGAAGCTGCGCTACAACCGGATCATCATCATGACCGACGCGGACGTGGACGGGGCCCACATCCGCACCCTGCTGCTGACCTTCTTCTACCGGCAGATGTACGACCTGGTGGAGCGCGGCCACATCTTCATCGCCCAGCCGCCGCTGTACAAAGTAACCCGGGGCAAGAAGGAGACCTACCTCAAGGACGAGCCGTCGCTTGAGGAGTACCTGTTCGAGAACGCCCTGGAAGGGGCGCAGCTCTACCCGAGCGAGGCCGCCGAGGCGCCCATCGAGGGCAACCGACTGCTGGATCTGGCGCGGCGCTTCCGCGACGTCCAGCGCCTGATCGAACGCCTGAGTCGTCGGTACGATCCCGTACTGCTCCGTGCCCTCCTCGGCCATCCGGAGCTCGGCGCCGAGGTGTGCGGGGACGAGGAACACCTGCGTGCCGCCCTGGAGCCCGTGGTGGACAAGCTTACCGAAGGTGGCGGAGAGGACGTGCACGCCCGGCTCCAGACCCTGCAAAACCCCGAGCAAGGCGGCTATAAGGCCAGCATCGAGCGCTATGAGCATGGTTCCGTGACCCGCTCCCTCATTGACCGGGAGTTCCTGGAATCCCCGGAATACGGGCGGATCCGGGAAATGGCGCAGAATTTGGAGGGGCTGCTGGAGCCGCCGGCACGGGTCCGCCGGGGTGAACGGGAGAAGGAAGTGGACTCCTTCGAGCATGTGGTGGATTGGCTGCTCGACGAGGGCAAGCGTGGCCTCTCCGTGCAGCGGTACAAGGGCCTGGGCGAGATGAACGCCGAGCAGCTCTGGGACACCACCATGAACCCGGAGACTCGCCGCATGCTTCAGGTGCAAATCGAGGACGCGGTGGCCGCCGATCAGATCTTCACCACCCTCATGGGCGACGATGTGGAGCCGCGCCGGGCGTTCCTGGAGGCCAACGCCCTGGAGGTGGAGAATCTGGACGTCTGA
- a CDS encoding 5-formyltetrahydrofolate cyclo-ligase yields the protein MQTYPTKDAARQAVWDDLQGNRAARFPYPPHGRIPNFAGAEEAAFRLLEHPLFSRVNVIKANPDAPQRPLRQGALERGITVYMPTPRLRGGFHRLDPARIPPEHRKAAASLSRGTHWAEAIPLKSLDTSIDLVVTGSVAVTASGKRCGKGHGFGDIEYAILRELGHPAIPVVTTVHPLQVVGDFPAEPLDLPVSLITTPEGTIGVSNPPPAPSGLDWASLPEGALEEMPVLLELREQGINK from the coding sequence ATGCAGACTTACCCCACCAAGGACGCCGCCCGGCAGGCGGTCTGGGACGATCTCCAGGGTAACCGCGCCGCCCGCTTTCCGTATCCGCCCCACGGGCGCATCCCCAACTTCGCCGGTGCCGAGGAAGCAGCCTTTCGCCTCTTGGAGCATCCGCTTTTTTCGCGGGTTAACGTCATCAAAGCCAATCCCGACGCCCCGCAGCGTCCGCTGCGCCAGGGGGCCCTGGAAAGGGGTATCACCGTCTATATGCCCACCCCGCGTCTGCGGGGCGGATTCCATCGGCTTGACCCTGCCCGGATCCCCCCCGAACACCGCAAGGCGGCCGCGTCCTTGTCCAGGGGCACCCACTGGGCCGAAGCGATCCCGTTGAAGAGCCTGGACACTTCCATCGACCTGGTGGTTACCGGATCCGTGGCCGTGACGGCCAGCGGCAAACGCTGCGGGAAAGGCCACGGCTTCGGCGACATCGAGTACGCCATTCTCCGCGAGCTGGGGCACCCGGCCATCCCCGTGGTCACCACTGTCCACCCACTGCAAGTGGTGGGGGACTTCCCGGCCGAACCCTTGGATCTGCCGGTTTCCCTGATCACCACCCCCGAAGGGACCATCGGGGTCTCCAACCCACCGCCGGCACCATCCGGTCTCGATTGGGCGTCGCTTCCCGAGGGGGCCCTGGAGGAGATGCCGGTGCTTTTGGAGCTGCGCGAACAGGGGATAAACAAATAA
- the topA gene encoding type I DNA topoisomerase has translation MAKHLVIVESPAKAKSINNYLGNDFKVMASYGHVRDLRAKEGAVDPEQDFAMTYEVIDRNKKHVDAISSELEKAEDLYLATDPDREGEAIAWHLVQLLREQGHLDGKGVYRVVFHEITKNAVREAMEQPRDISEYLVNAQQARRALDYLVGFNLSPLLWKKVRRGLSAGRVQSPALRLIAEREEEIENFEPTEYWSVEADLGAPNEQGVATVFTANLVEAEGKKLEKLSVGDGERAEELRARVEAAASDGTLPVTSVEKKQSKRNPTPPFTTSTLQQEASRKLGFSVSRTMRVAQQLYEGMDLGEGTVGLITYMRTDSVNLSEEAVSEARTLIDERYGQDFLPDKPRHFKSQSKNAQEAHEAIRPTSPARHPEQVKDKLDKDQFRLYELVWKRMVAGQMTPALVDNVTAHFEIEPGWRLKATGSTIAFPGFLKVYEEGKDDATGDTKESKLPPLAEGDTPELQQARAEQHFTQPPPRYTEATLVKQLESYGIGRPSTYASILSTLQDRGYAELDNKRFFLTDVGRVVNRFLTNHFTTYVDYDFTARLEDELDAVSRGEEDWRPVLREFWEPFHKQVAEKEETVSRAEVTSEAMEEACPKCGANLEKKLGRHGQFIGCSAYPECDYTRPVEGEAEEPEETDRSCPKCERPLAIKRGRYGKFLGCTGYPECKYLEPLEKPKGTGVTCPECGKGEIQEKKSRKGKTFYSCSEYPDCKYAMPNPPVAEPCPDCGSAILMEKTTKKYGREKVCPNKECKFRTPYPEGDEEGASAEAAGESPQPVNAKASDS, from the coding sequence ATGGCAAAGCATCTGGTGATCGTCGAATCCCCGGCGAAGGCCAAGAGCATAAACAACTACCTCGGCAACGACTTCAAGGTCATGGCCTCCTACGGCCACGTCCGGGACCTGCGCGCCAAGGAGGGCGCCGTGGATCCGGAGCAGGATTTCGCCATGACCTACGAGGTCATCGACCGCAACAAAAAGCACGTCGACGCCATATCCAGCGAGCTGGAGAAGGCCGAGGACCTCTACCTCGCCACCGACCCCGACCGCGAGGGGGAGGCCATCGCCTGGCATCTGGTGCAGCTCCTTCGCGAACAGGGCCACCTGGACGGCAAGGGCGTCTACCGCGTGGTATTCCACGAGATCACCAAGAACGCGGTGCGCGAGGCCATGGAGCAGCCGCGTGACATCTCCGAATATCTCGTGAACGCCCAGCAGGCCCGGCGGGCGCTCGATTACCTCGTGGGCTTCAACCTCTCGCCGCTGCTGTGGAAAAAGGTCCGCCGCGGCCTCTCCGCCGGCCGCGTCCAGAGCCCCGCCCTGCGCCTCATCGCCGAGCGCGAGGAGGAAATCGAGAACTTCGAGCCCACCGAGTACTGGTCCGTCGAGGCGGACCTGGGCGCCCCCAACGAACAGGGGGTAGCGACGGTCTTCACCGCCAACCTGGTGGAGGCGGAGGGCAAGAAGCTGGAGAAGCTTTCCGTGGGCGACGGCGAACGCGCCGAGGAGCTGCGCGCTCGCGTGGAGGCGGCAGCCAGCGATGGCACCCTCCCCGTCACCTCGGTGGAGAAAAAGCAGAGCAAGCGCAACCCCACGCCGCCCTTCACCACTTCCACCCTGCAGCAGGAGGCCTCCCGGAAGCTGGGGTTCTCCGTTTCCCGGACCATGCGGGTGGCCCAGCAGCTCTACGAGGGCATGGACCTCGGCGAGGGCACCGTCGGCCTGATCACCTACATGCGGACCGACTCGGTGAACCTCTCCGAGGAGGCGGTGTCCGAGGCCCGGACCCTTATCGACGAGCGCTACGGGCAGGATTTCCTCCCCGACAAGCCGCGCCACTTCAAGTCCCAGTCCAAGAACGCGCAGGAGGCCCACGAGGCCATCCGGCCCACCAGCCCGGCGCGCCATCCCGAGCAGGTGAAGGACAAACTGGATAAGGACCAGTTCCGCCTCTACGAGCTGGTCTGGAAACGCATGGTGGCGGGGCAGATGACCCCGGCGCTGGTGGACAACGTCACCGCCCATTTCGAGATCGAGCCCGGCTGGCGCCTCAAGGCCACCGGCTCCACCATCGCCTTCCCGGGCTTCCTGAAGGTGTACGAAGAGGGCAAGGACGACGCCACGGGCGACACCAAAGAGAGCAAGCTGCCGCCCCTTGCCGAGGGCGATACCCCGGAATTGCAGCAGGCCCGCGCCGAACAGCATTTCACTCAGCCGCCGCCGCGCTACACCGAAGCCACCCTGGTGAAGCAGCTGGAGTCCTACGGCATCGGCCGTCCCTCCACCTATGCCTCCATTTTGTCTACCCTGCAGGATCGGGGCTACGCCGAGCTCGATAACAAGCGCTTTTTCCTCACGGACGTAGGGCGGGTGGTGAACCGTTTCCTGACCAATCACTTCACCACCTACGTGGACTACGACTTCACCGCCCGCCTCGAGGACGAGCTCGATGCCGTCTCGCGGGGTGAGGAGGACTGGCGCCCCGTGCTCCGGGAGTTCTGGGAGCCCTTCCACAAGCAGGTGGCGGAGAAGGAAGAGACGGTCAGCCGCGCCGAGGTGACCTCCGAGGCCATGGAAGAGGCCTGCCCCAAATGCGGCGCCAACCTGGAGAAGAAGCTCGGCCGCCATGGGCAGTTCATCGGGTGCTCCGCCTATCCGGAATGCGATTATACCCGTCCGGTGGAAGGGGAGGCCGAGGAGCCCGAGGAAACCGACCGGAGCTGCCCCAAATGCGAGCGGCCACTGGCGATCAAGCGCGGCCGCTACGGCAAGTTCCTTGGCTGCACCGGCTACCCGGAGTGCAAGTACCTCGAGCCCCTGGAAAAACCGAAGGGAACCGGGGTGACCTGCCCCGAATGCGGCAAGGGGGAGATCCAGGAGAAGAAGTCCCGCAAGGGCAAGACCTTCTACAGCTGCTCGGAGTACCCGGACTGCAAGTACGCAATGCCCAACCCCCCGGTGGCAGAGCCGTGCCCGGATTGCGGCTCGGCAATCCTTATGGAGAAGACCACCAAGAAATACGGGCGGGAGAAGGTCTGTCCCAACAAGGAATGCAAATTCCGCACGCCCTATCCGGAGGGCGACGAGGAAGGGGCCTCCGCCGAAGCCGCTGGCGAGTCACCCCAGCCGGTAAACGCCAAGGCCTCCGACTCCTGA
- a CDS encoding DUF494 domain-containing protein — protein MNENVLDILMYLFENYFSEPMDEEPDQSALKTELVEAGFAEPKVKKAFSWLEGLADQQSGATAERSGRPSHGSVRIFTDEEQHKMTRDARGFLTFLEDSGVVDANTRELLVDRLMALDSDEIDAEALSWVLLMVLHNSPGQEGAYVWVEDMIFDRMDGVFH, from the coding sequence ATGAACGAAAACGTCCTGGATATTCTGATGTACTTGTTCGAGAACTATTTCTCGGAGCCCATGGACGAAGAGCCCGATCAGAGCGCATTGAAGACGGAGCTGGTGGAGGCGGGCTTCGCCGAGCCCAAGGTCAAAAAGGCATTTTCCTGGCTGGAGGGGCTTGCGGATCAGCAGTCCGGCGCCACCGCCGAGCGCAGCGGGCGCCCCTCCCATGGCTCCGTGCGCATATTCACCGACGAAGAACAGCACAAGATGACCCGCGACGCCCGCGGCTTTCTTACCTTCCTGGAGGATTCGGGCGTGGTGGACGCCAACACCCGGGAGCTGCTCGTCGACCGCCTCATGGCCCTCGACAGCGACGAGATCGACGCCGAGGCGCTCAGCTGGGTACTGCTCATGGTTCTGCACAACAGCCCCGGCCAGGAAGGGGCCTACGTGTGGGTGGAGGACATGATATTCGACCGCATGGACGGGGTATTCCACTAA
- the dprA gene encoding DNA-processing protein DprA, which yields MAPPSGQRAWLSMRHAPGVGDRILNRLMQAYSDPEQVHAADPEELQQRAGIPPATARALKRGEAGPGLQADEAWAAEPNRVVLVRNRPGYPDLLAESDDPPPLLYVEGRIQVLAERPALALVGSRSASRAGQRDAYAFARDLAQSGFCIVSGLARGIDAAAHRGALAGGGTTVAVQGCGPDRIYPAEHAELAAEIATQGALVSEFPVGTPPRRSHFPQRNRIISGLSLGVLVVEAGERSGALTTARWAGRQGREVLAIPGSIHSPLSRGPHALIREGAKLVETLADLVEELPTPRPVPSQTAAEVRTDAVEALAGEQRTVAQCVDFHSTALDEVVSRSGLTPDRVSAILLELEILGVVAAEPGGFFIRTPADGARGI from the coding sequence ATGGCCCCGCCTTCCGGACAGCGCGCCTGGCTGAGCATGCGTCATGCTCCCGGCGTCGGTGACCGGATTCTCAACCGGCTCATGCAGGCCTATTCCGACCCCGAACAGGTGCATGCCGCCGACCCCGAAGAGCTCCAGCAGCGCGCCGGCATCCCGCCCGCCACCGCCCGGGCCCTGAAGCGGGGGGAGGCGGGTCCGGGCCTGCAGGCGGACGAAGCGTGGGCCGCGGAGCCCAACCGCGTGGTTCTGGTCCGCAACCGGCCCGGGTATCCGGATCTCCTCGCGGAAAGCGACGACCCGCCTCCGCTGCTCTATGTCGAGGGCCGGATCCAGGTTCTCGCCGAGCGCCCGGCCCTGGCCTTGGTGGGTAGTCGCAGCGCTTCCCGGGCCGGCCAGCGGGACGCTTACGCCTTCGCCCGGGACCTGGCTCAAAGCGGGTTTTGCATCGTCAGCGGCCTGGCGCGGGGGATCGACGCCGCGGCCCATCGGGGCGCCCTGGCGGGCGGCGGCACCACGGTGGCCGTGCAGGGCTGCGGCCCGGACCGGATCTACCCGGCGGAGCATGCCGAGCTTGCCGCCGAGATAGCCACCCAGGGAGCCCTGGTGAGCGAATTCCCGGTGGGGACCCCGCCCCGGCGCAGCCATTTCCCGCAGCGCAACCGCATCATCAGCGGCCTGAGCCTGGGGGTCCTGGTGGTGGAGGCGGGTGAGCGCTCCGGCGCCTTGACCACAGCGCGCTGGGCGGGTAGGCAGGGAAGGGAGGTGCTCGCGATTCCCGGTTCCATTCATTCGCCTTTGAGCCGCGGGCCACATGCCCTGATCCGTGAAGGAGCCAAGCTGGTGGAGACGCTGGCGGACTTGGTGGAGGAACTCCCCACGCCCAGGCCGGTCCCATCCCAGACGGCGGCGGAGGTGCGCACCGATGCCGTGGAGGCTCTCGCGGGCGAGCAGCGGACCGTGGCCCAATGCGTCGATTTCCACTCCACCGCCCTCGATGAGGTGGTCAGCCGCTCCGGCTTGACCCCCGATAGGGTTTCGGCCATTCTCCTTGAGCTTGAAATCCTGGGGGTGGTGGCCGCCGAGCCCGGCGGTTTCTTCATCCGCACACCCGCAGACGGGGCAAGAGGAATATGA
- a CDS encoding LysM peptidoglycan-binding domain-containing protein, producing the protein MTAKGPMRIRTFLLAIALLPLPAWGISPDALRTDAPSVYTVKKGDTLWDIAGKFLESPWRWEELWDRNPYISNPDLIYPGDRLMLRMVDGEPRLSRQRVERLSPQVKEEPVERLEAISTVDRSLVLPFIDRYGLLDPGARPGARGGHLVAGEEQRSLFATGDRVFASLENAEDKDARSWYTYAEPQIIRDPENGKRLGYLLEHTGLLRMEGPVEGGLFAARIRRTYAPIEAGDRIYPGRAASRTRFTPHPAPDVAGRLLRHVGGESMMGQGQIVVLDLGARNGLEKGHVLLAKEDPRNVEDRRTGETEKLPGRRKGTLVVIQTSQRLSFALIMGNSLPLQNGDRVVSPES; encoded by the coding sequence GTGACCGCCAAGGGCCCCATGCGCATCCGGACCTTCCTGCTCGCCATCGCCTTGCTCCCGCTTCCGGCCTGGGGGATCAGCCCCGACGCCCTGCGTACCGACGCGCCGTCGGTGTACACCGTGAAGAAGGGTGACACCCTCTGGGATATTGCCGGTAAGTTTTTGGAAAGCCCCTGGCGCTGGGAGGAGCTCTGGGACCGCAACCCCTATATCAGCAATCCGGACCTCATCTATCCCGGCGACCGCCTCATGCTGCGCATGGTGGACGGTGAGCCCCGCCTTTCCCGTCAGCGCGTGGAGCGCCTTTCGCCCCAGGTCAAGGAGGAGCCCGTGGAGCGCCTGGAGGCCATCTCCACGGTTGACCGAAGCTTGGTGCTGCCCTTCATTGACCGGTACGGCCTGCTCGATCCCGGTGCCCGCCCCGGCGCCAGAGGCGGACACCTAGTGGCCGGAGAGGAGCAGCGGAGCCTGTTCGCCACCGGCGACCGGGTCTTCGCCAGCCTGGAGAACGCCGAGGACAAGGATGCCCGCTCCTGGTACACCTACGCGGAGCCGCAGATCATCCGGGATCCGGAAAATGGCAAGCGGCTCGGCTATCTTTTGGAGCACACCGGTCTGCTGCGCATGGAAGGTCCGGTTGAGGGGGGCTTGTTCGCCGCCCGCATCCGGCGCACCTACGCGCCCATAGAGGCCGGTGACCGCATCTATCCCGGTCGGGCGGCCAGCCGCACCCGGTTCACCCCCCATCCCGCGCCGGACGTGGCGGGCCGCCTGCTACGCCACGTGGGCGGGGAGAGCATGATGGGGCAGGGCCAGATCGTTGTGCTGGATCTCGGTGCCCGGAACGGCCTGGAGAAGGGCCATGTTCTGCTGGCGAAGGAGGATCCCCGCAACGTGGAGGACCGGCGAACCGGAGAGACCGAGAAGCTTCCCGGCCGGCGCAAGGGCACGCTGGTGGTCATTCAGACCAGCCAGCGCCTGAGCTTCGCCCTGATCATGGGCAACTCCCTCCCGCTGCAGAACGGAGACCGGGTGGTAAGCCCGGAAAGCTGA
- the def gene encoding peptide deformylase, with protein sequence MAVLDILHYPDDRLRTEAQPVGQVDDDIRTLVDDMLETMYAARGVGLAAPQVDRHIRMLVMDTSENQDEPLALINPEIVEAEGEQDGEEGCLSLPGVYEPVVRAAEVTARFRDREGREREERFSGLAARCVQHELDHLEGKLFVDYLSKLKRSRLRKKMEKDKRLQAAPA encoded by the coding sequence ATGGCTGTTCTGGATATCCTTCACTATCCCGACGATCGACTCCGCACCGAGGCCCAGCCCGTGGGCCAGGTGGACGACGACATCCGGACCCTGGTGGACGACATGCTGGAGACCATGTACGCGGCGCGCGGGGTGGGTCTGGCGGCTCCCCAGGTGGATCGCCACATCCGCATGCTGGTCATGGACACCAGCGAGAACCAGGACGAGCCCCTGGCGCTCATCAATCCGGAGATCGTCGAGGCCGAGGGCGAGCAGGACGGCGAGGAGGGCTGCCTCTCCCTGCCGGGCGTCTACGAACCGGTAGTCCGTGCCGCCGAGGTCACCGCCCGCTTCCGCGACCGGGAAGGCCGCGAGCGCGAGGAGCGGTTCAGCGGACTGGCCGCCCGCTGCGTCCAGCACGAGCTGGACCACCTGGAAGGCAAGCTGTTCGTGGATTACCTCTCCAAGCTCAAGCGCAGCCGGCTGCGCAAGAAGATGGAGAAGGACAAGCGTCTCCAGGCGGCTCCGGCCTGA